The Synechococcus sp. MU1643 genome contains a region encoding:
- the purN gene encoding phosphoribosylglycinamide formyltransferase, translated as MASGNGSNFEALAQAIQAGDLNARIQRLVVNNPGCGAQQRAERLGIPVSVLDHRLIKDRRELDGELVRLFRADQVELVVMAGWMRIVTEVLISGYSDRLINIHPSLLPSFRGLDAIGQALKAGVKLTGCTVHIVTEELDAGPILAQAAVPVLEGDDHARLAKRIQEQEHLLLPRALAGLQPTWRQG; from the coding sequence ATGGCATCCGGAAACGGCAGCAACTTCGAGGCCCTGGCCCAGGCGATTCAGGCGGGGGACCTCAACGCGAGGATCCAGCGGCTGGTGGTGAATAATCCTGGCTGTGGCGCCCAGCAGCGTGCGGAGCGTCTCGGCATTCCCGTATCGGTGCTCGACCATCGCCTGATCAAGGACCGGCGCGAGCTGGACGGCGAATTGGTGCGCCTGTTTCGTGCCGACCAGGTGGAACTGGTGGTGATGGCGGGGTGGATGCGGATCGTCACCGAAGTGTTGATCAGCGGCTATTCCGATCGCCTGATCAATATCCATCCCTCACTGCTGCCCAGCTTCCGTGGCCTGGACGCCATCGGGCAGGCTCTCAAGGCCGGGGTGAAGCTCACCGGCTGCACGGTGCACATCGTCACAGAAGAGCTGGATGCCGGCCCGATCCTGGCCCAGGCCGCCGTCCCCGTCCTCGAAGGGGATGACCACGCCAGGCTCGCCAAACGCATTCAGGAGCAGGAACATCTGCTCCTTCCCAGGGCACTGGCTGGCCTGCAGCCAACCTGGCGTCAGGGATAG
- the leuS gene encoding leucine--tRNA ligase, with protein MNAANPAVDTSAQTGRYDPAALEQRWQESWKADGVDSTEESSEKPGFFALSMFPYPSGSLHMGHVRNYVITDVIARVQRMRGHAVLHPMGWDAFGLPAENAAIERNVDPGEWTDRNIDQMRAQLDRLGLSIDWSREQATCHSDYYRWTQWLFLELLEGGLAYRKNATVNWDPIDQTVLANEQVDGDGRSWRSGALVEQRQLNQWFLRITDYAEPLLNDLDALKGWPERVRTMQANWIGRSEGAEISFTVEGEQDQTITVFTTRPDTLAGASYVVLAPENELVDSLTSTEHKGTVEAFRKEVARLSTIERTSDDRPKRGVPIGSHVINPLTGAVLPVWIADYVLAEYGTGAVMGVPAHDQRDIAFAQSNDLPIQQVIDAEGAAEAIAAGQAWTDAGTLINSGTFDGTASIEAKGAIIGHGAEQGWARSKVTYRLRDWLISRQRYWGCPIPVIHCDDCGAVPVPREELPVELPRGIDLSGKGGSPLSQQSDWVNVTCPTCGKPAKRETDTMDTFMCSSWYFLRFADPYNTEKPFSKEAVNRWLPVKQYVGGIEHAILHLLYARFFTKALKDRGLIDINEPFERLLTQGMVQAITYRNATTGKYIAPADVADPDDPRDPNTGDKLEVLFEKMSKSKYNGVDPAAVIDRYGADTARMFILFKAPPEKDLEWDDADVEGQFRFLQRLWRLVEAGAARIDSLEPQQRPADLSDTDSCVRRALHLAIEAVSEDLSDEIQLNTAISELMKLSNAISSTGIDALSVPVLQEALSGLIRLLAPFAPHLAEEFWSRLGGSGSVHRQSWPVLDPTALLQDSVEVVIQVKGKVRGKLQVPASAGKEELERLALASDVAKKWLEGAAPRRVIVVPGKLVNLVP; from the coding sequence GTGAACGCTGCCAACCCTGCCGTCGACACCAGTGCCCAGACCGGTCGTTATGACCCCGCTGCGCTGGAGCAGCGCTGGCAGGAGAGCTGGAAGGCAGATGGAGTGGACAGCACCGAAGAAAGCAGTGAGAAGCCGGGCTTCTTTGCCCTGTCGATGTTCCCGTACCCCTCGGGCAGCCTGCACATGGGCCATGTGCGCAACTACGTGATCACCGATGTGATCGCCCGGGTTCAACGGATGCGGGGCCATGCCGTGCTGCATCCGATGGGCTGGGATGCCTTCGGACTTCCCGCGGAAAACGCGGCGATCGAACGCAATGTGGACCCTGGCGAGTGGACCGACCGCAACATCGATCAGATGCGGGCGCAGCTGGACCGGCTTGGCTTGTCGATCGACTGGAGCCGCGAGCAGGCGACCTGTCACAGCGACTACTACCGATGGACCCAGTGGCTTTTTCTTGAACTTCTCGAAGGGGGGCTGGCCTATCGCAAGAACGCCACCGTCAACTGGGATCCCATTGATCAGACCGTGCTGGCCAATGAGCAGGTGGATGGTGACGGCCGCTCCTGGCGCTCCGGAGCCCTGGTGGAACAACGCCAGCTGAACCAATGGTTCCTGCGCATCACCGACTACGCCGAGCCGCTGCTCAACGACCTGGATGCCCTCAAGGGCTGGCCGGAACGGGTGCGCACCATGCAGGCCAACTGGATCGGCCGCTCCGAAGGCGCGGAGATCAGCTTCACCGTTGAAGGGGAGCAGGATCAGACCATCACTGTGTTCACCACCCGCCCCGACACCCTCGCTGGGGCGAGCTATGTGGTGCTGGCTCCGGAAAACGAGTTGGTGGACAGCCTCACCAGCACGGAACATAAGGGGACGGTGGAGGCCTTCCGCAAGGAGGTGGCTCGTCTCAGCACGATCGAACGCACCAGTGATGACCGGCCCAAACGGGGGGTGCCCATCGGCAGTCACGTGATCAACCCTCTGACAGGGGCAGTGCTGCCGGTGTGGATCGCCGATTACGTGCTGGCCGAGTACGGCACCGGCGCCGTAATGGGAGTGCCGGCCCACGACCAGCGGGACATTGCCTTTGCCCAGTCGAATGATCTGCCGATCCAGCAGGTGATCGATGCCGAAGGAGCTGCTGAAGCCATCGCGGCCGGTCAGGCCTGGACGGATGCCGGAACACTGATCAACTCCGGCACCTTCGATGGCACCGCTTCCATCGAGGCCAAGGGCGCCATCATCGGCCACGGCGCCGAGCAGGGTTGGGCCCGCAGCAAGGTCACCTATCGCCTGCGCGATTGGCTGATCTCGCGCCAGCGCTACTGGGGCTGCCCAATTCCTGTCATCCACTGCGATGACTGCGGTGCTGTACCTGTGCCGCGCGAAGAGCTGCCGGTGGAACTGCCCCGGGGCATTGATCTCTCCGGCAAGGGTGGTTCGCCCCTGAGCCAGCAGAGCGACTGGGTCAACGTGACCTGTCCGACCTGCGGCAAGCCGGCCAAGCGGGAAACCGACACCATGGACACCTTCATGTGTTCCTCCTGGTATTTCCTGCGGTTCGCAGATCCCTACAACACCGAGAAACCCTTCAGCAAGGAAGCGGTGAACCGCTGGTTGCCGGTGAAGCAGTACGTGGGCGGCATTGAACACGCGATCCTGCACCTGCTTTATGCACGCTTCTTCACCAAGGCACTGAAGGATCGAGGCCTGATAGACATCAACGAACCGTTTGAACGACTCCTCACCCAGGGCATGGTGCAGGCCATCACCTACCGCAATGCGACGACCGGCAAGTACATCGCTCCAGCGGATGTGGCAGATCCGGATGATCCTCGCGACCCCAACACCGGCGACAAGCTCGAGGTGTTGTTCGAGAAGATGTCGAAGTCGAAGTACAACGGCGTCGACCCCGCGGCGGTGATTGATCGCTACGGCGCAGACACGGCCCGGATGTTCATCCTGTTCAAGGCACCGCCGGAGAAGGATCTGGAGTGGGATGATGCCGATGTGGAAGGCCAGTTCCGCTTCCTGCAACGGCTCTGGCGCCTTGTTGAGGCGGGTGCTGCCCGCATCGACTCACTCGAGCCGCAACAACGGCCGGCCGATTTGAGCGATACCGACAGTTGCGTACGCCGGGCGCTGCACCTGGCCATCGAAGCCGTCAGTGAAGATCTCAGTGACGAGATTCAGCTGAACACGGCGATCTCCGAGTTAATGAAGCTCTCTAATGCCATCAGCTCCACGGGCATCGATGCCCTCAGTGTTCCTGTGCTTCAGGAGGCTCTTTCGGGGCTGATTCGACTGCTGGCTCCGTTCGCGCCGCATCTGGCAGAAGAGTTCTGGAGCCGTCTGGGGGGAAGCGGCAGCGTGCACCGTCAAAGCTGGCCGGTGCTGGATCCAACGGCTTTGTTGCAAGACAGCGTTGAAGTGGTGATCCAGGTGAAGGGCAAGGTGCGGGGCAAACTGCAGGTTCCGGCCTCCGCCGGCAAGGAGGAGCTGGAACGGCTGGCTCTGGCCAGTGACGTCGCCAAAAAGTGGTTGGAGGGCGCCGCCCCCCGGCGGGTGATTGTTGTCCCTGGAAAACTGGTGAACCTGGTGCCCTGA
- a CDS encoding DUF1257 domain-containing protein, translated as MSHLSILPTVFTDLERLVQALCDEGFTVERTTELQGFADDSHAVDVLAFQGSAMPLGWTQRENGAIVMHGDIQRISRQPGLEQRLQRLTRRYALLHAIDQVRLGDMGSVELIVQTH; from the coding sequence ATGTCCCATCTCTCCATCCTGCCGACTGTCTTCACCGACCTCGAGCGTCTGGTTCAGGCCCTTTGTGATGAGGGCTTCACGGTGGAGCGAACGACCGAATTGCAGGGATTCGCGGACGACTCCCACGCTGTTGATGTGCTCGCGTTTCAGGGCTCAGCCATGCCCCTGGGCTGGACCCAGCGAGAGAATGGAGCGATCGTGATGCATGGCGACATCCAGCGAATCAGCCGCCAGCCGGGGCTTGAACAGCGCTTGCAGCGACTGACCCGCCGCTACGCCCTGCTCCATGCCATCGACCAGGTGCGCCTCGGTGACATGGGTTCCGTCGAACTGATTGTGCAGACCCACTGA
- a CDS encoding N-acetylmuramoyl-L-alanine amidase — MVRDRLSRCWSGVLNRVNEHRPLAISVAAAGALALGLTGWMLMDQEELSPVVMERGRQREDNPSSSLPLPPKSRSWRSPLARQCSGVDTALRSRLNQLEARSSSWRAFVKIDPTNFGERYEKDAYGRVIDAMPRVVVLHETVYSLSSALNTFMTPHLRDEDQVSYHTLVGQDGRVVDLVDPLSRAYGAGYSAFLGEWAITNKKLKGSVNNFALHLSLETPLSGANAYGSHSGYTTQQYDALALVLSGWIRSFNLPPAAITTHRHVDLGGERGDPRSFDWSKLQTRLAALGDLCVS, encoded by the coding sequence ATGGTTCGAGATCGTTTAAGCCGTTGCTGGAGCGGTGTTTTGAACCGCGTTAATGAGCATCGGCCGCTCGCGATCAGCGTTGCTGCAGCGGGGGCGTTGGCTCTTGGACTGACCGGCTGGATGTTGATGGATCAAGAGGAGTTGTCCCCTGTGGTGATGGAACGCGGTCGCCAACGGGAGGACAACCCCTCCTCATCGTTGCCTTTGCCACCGAAGTCGCGCTCCTGGCGGTCGCCACTGGCCCGCCAGTGCTCGGGTGTGGACACCGCTTTGCGGTCACGTTTGAACCAGCTCGAAGCCCGCTCGAGTTCCTGGCGGGCCTTCGTGAAGATCGATCCCACCAATTTTGGTGAGCGCTACGAGAAGGATGCCTATGGCCGTGTGATTGATGCCATGCCGCGGGTGGTGGTGCTGCATGAAACCGTCTATTCGCTGAGCTCCGCCTTGAACACCTTCATGACGCCCCACCTGCGGGATGAAGATCAAGTGAGCTATCACACGTTGGTGGGCCAGGACGGGCGCGTTGTTGATCTGGTGGACCCATTAAGTCGTGCCTACGGCGCTGGTTACTCCGCCTTTCTGGGGGAGTGGGCGATCACCAACAAGAAGCTCAAGGGCTCCGTTAACAACTTTGCCTTGCACCTGAGCCTGGAAACCCCGCTGTCAGGGGCGAATGCCTATGGCTCTCATTCGGGCTACACCACCCAGCAATACGACGCGTTGGCCCTGGTGTTGTCTGGTTGGATCCGCTCTTTCAATCTGCCGCCGGCGGCGATCACCACCCATCGTCATGTGGATCTGGGCGGAGAACGCGGTGATCCGCGCAGTTTTGACTGGTCGAAACTGCAGACGCGACTCGCTGCCCTCGGGGACCTCTGCGTGAGCTGA
- a CDS encoding PDZ domain-containing protein, with the protein MLEPVHIRLDLSHPQTQTISVSIQWTPQTHRQTFQLPVWTPGSYTVRDHAQHLHSLKLHANGEELPVRRMATHQWLCDLPDLSPLTLNYQLEARDLTVRTGLLDPDFASLCLAAVAMEIDGCRWSTHRVVVTAPQHWSVHLPLEASAEGWVAADFDALVDSPLHAGPFQAEPFTVEGKNHELLLIGTPPMGWPPSFISDIEKVCSATCRLLGTPPPAGDRYQLVLQLLDQGYGGLEHDHSAVLQFSWSALAKPKGYRQLLQLIGHEYLHQWNVRRLRPVELRPYDYGQAVITEGLWFAEGITSYFDLSLPLLAGCSDRPTLIKDLGEELSSVLMSPGCSIQSLAASAREAWIKLYKATPASRDSQISYYRLGAAVAFCLDVRLRQCGHSMAAILRELWQGPGRQARGYSRDDIKAALARWDADLATDLGQWLDQPVALPLLDCVEALGLRMNPVPLKYPDHGLTLKDVEGAALIQRVRRDSPGQGAGLVVGDELLAINGYRVRRSSDLSVLLEKQKCVRVTYSRRSLLKETPLFPDTGVDHWVLDWDPGCTTEQRQLRDRWFEIV; encoded by the coding sequence GTGCTCGAACCGGTTCATATCCGGCTCGATCTGAGCCATCCCCAAACCCAGACCATCTCGGTGTCCATCCAGTGGACACCGCAGACCCATCGCCAGACCTTCCAACTGCCGGTGTGGACGCCGGGGTCTTACACGGTGCGTGATCACGCCCAGCACCTGCACAGCCTGAAGCTGCATGCCAATGGTGAGGAGCTTCCGGTGCGTCGCATGGCGACGCACCAATGGCTCTGCGATCTGCCGGATCTGAGCCCGCTCACGCTCAACTATCAGCTTGAGGCCCGGGATCTGACTGTCCGCACCGGCTTGCTGGATCCCGATTTCGCCTCGCTCTGCCTTGCCGCAGTGGCAATGGAGATCGACGGCTGCCGCTGGTCAACGCACCGCGTTGTCGTGACGGCCCCACAGCACTGGAGTGTGCATCTGCCGCTGGAGGCCAGTGCTGAGGGCTGGGTCGCTGCTGATTTCGATGCTCTTGTGGACAGCCCGCTGCATGCGGGACCCTTTCAGGCGGAACCCTTCACGGTGGAGGGCAAGAACCATGAGCTGCTTTTAATCGGCACGCCGCCGATGGGTTGGCCGCCGAGCTTCATCAGCGACATCGAGAAGGTGTGCAGCGCCACCTGTCGCTTGCTTGGAACGCCACCTCCGGCGGGAGATCGCTACCAGCTGGTTTTGCAACTGCTCGATCAGGGCTATGGCGGCCTTGAACACGATCACAGTGCTGTGTTGCAGTTCAGTTGGTCGGCACTTGCCAAGCCCAAGGGCTACCGGCAGCTGTTGCAGTTGATCGGCCATGAATACCTGCATCAGTGGAATGTTCGGCGGCTGCGCCCTGTTGAGCTGCGGCCCTACGACTACGGGCAGGCGGTGATCACCGAAGGCCTCTGGTTTGCCGAGGGAATCACCAGCTACTTTGACCTCAGCCTGCCCCTGCTGGCGGGATGTTCTGATCGGCCGACTCTGATCAAGGATCTGGGGGAAGAGCTGTCCAGCGTGCTGATGTCACCCGGCTGTTCGATCCAGTCGCTGGCGGCCAGTGCCCGTGAGGCGTGGATCAAGCTCTATAAGGCGACGCCAGCCTCGCGGGATAGCCAGATCAGCTACTACCGCCTCGGTGCTGCGGTGGCGTTCTGCTTGGATGTTCGCCTGCGGCAGTGCGGCCACTCCATGGCCGCGATCCTGCGGGAGTTGTGGCAGGGCCCCGGCCGTCAGGCCCGTGGCTACAGCCGTGATGACATCAAGGCCGCCCTGGCTCGATGGGATGCCGATCTTGCGACGGATCTGGGTCAATGGTTGGACCAGCCCGTGGCTCTTCCCCTCCTTGATTGCGTGGAGGCTCTGGGGCTGCGCATGAACCCTGTTCCGCTCAAGTATCCCGACCACGGACTCACTCTGAAGGATGTTGAGGGTGCCGCTTTGATTCAGAGGGTGCGGCGGGACAGTCCCGGCCAAGGGGCTGGGCTTGTGGTGGGCGATGAGCTGTTGGCGATCAACGGCTACCGGGTGCGTCGCAGCAGTGACCTATCAGTTCTGCTTGAGAAGCAGAAGTGTGTACGCGTCACCTATTCACGACGCAGCCTGCTCAAGGAGACCCCGCTTTTCCCCGACACCGGTGTGGACCATTGGGTTTTGGATTGGGATCCTGGGTGCACAACAGAACAACGGCAGTTACGGGATCGATGGTTCGAGATCGTTTAA
- a CDS encoding glucose-6-phosphate isomerase translates to MSFPDFNASDAHIQWQRFCDLSWYHDDLGVWLDISRMHVNAADLQQLRPRMDKAFAAMQELEAGAIANPDEQRQVGHYWLRTPELAPSSELQQHISREIDLIAAFGRDVINGTIKAPNGESFSDVLWIGIGGSGLGPALMIKALQNPDEGLPFHFFDNVDPDGMSNVLAGLKGRLDRTLVVTVSKSGGTPEPHLGLEQARHRLEAAGGQWAGQAVAVTMLDSKLDQQAQAEGWLKRFDMFDWVGGRTSITSAVGLLPGALIGCDIRDFLTGASQMDAATRAADLRRNPAALMAASWYVAGGGRGQRDMVVLPYRDRLEVFSRYLQQLVMESLGKRLDRNGEVVHQGIAVYGNKGSTDQHAYVQQLRDGVDNFFATFIEVLEDVSDIPTIDGECPGDFLDGFLQGTRSALTEGGRQSMTISMRCFDARRLGALIALFERAVGLYGELVNINAYHQPGVEAGKKAAAAILDLQGRVEAILADGVARSADEIRLALADGTDESIFWILRHLTGNQRGFSAQGDWSQPASMRFSKG, encoded by the coding sequence ATGAGCTTCCCGGATTTCAACGCCTCCGACGCTCATATCCAGTGGCAGCGCTTCTGCGATCTCAGCTGGTATCACGACGATCTCGGCGTTTGGCTCGACATCAGCCGGATGCACGTGAACGCCGCTGACCTGCAGCAGCTGCGGCCGCGGATGGACAAGGCTTTCGCTGCGATGCAGGAGCTGGAAGCCGGTGCGATCGCCAATCCGGATGAGCAGCGTCAGGTTGGTCACTACTGGCTGCGCACCCCCGAACTCGCCCCCTCCTCAGAGCTGCAACAGCACATCTCCAGGGAAATCGATCTGATCGCGGCCTTCGGGCGCGATGTGATCAACGGAACGATCAAGGCGCCCAACGGCGAAAGCTTCAGCGATGTGCTCTGGATCGGCATCGGCGGTAGTGGTCTGGGTCCCGCCTTGATGATCAAGGCCCTGCAGAACCCAGACGAGGGTCTCCCGTTTCATTTCTTCGACAACGTCGACCCCGACGGGATGAGCAACGTCCTGGCCGGGTTGAAGGGTCGTCTTGACCGCACCCTGGTGGTGACGGTGAGCAAGTCGGGGGGCACCCCTGAACCCCACCTCGGATTGGAGCAGGCTCGCCATCGCCTCGAGGCCGCTGGTGGCCAGTGGGCCGGCCAGGCCGTTGCCGTGACGATGCTCGACAGCAAGCTGGATCAGCAGGCTCAGGCCGAGGGCTGGCTCAAGCGCTTTGACATGTTCGATTGGGTTGGGGGCCGCACCAGCATCACCAGTGCCGTTGGTCTGCTGCCCGGTGCCCTGATCGGTTGCGACATCCGCGACTTTCTCACCGGCGCATCTCAGATGGATGCCGCCACCCGCGCAGCGGATCTGCGTCGCAATCCAGCGGCCCTGATGGCCGCCTCCTGGTATGTGGCCGGTGGCGGTCGCGGTCAGCGCGACATGGTTGTTCTGCCCTACCGCGATCGCCTGGAGGTGTTCAGCCGCTACCTCCAGCAGCTGGTAATGGAATCCCTGGGCAAGCGCCTGGATCGCAACGGTGAGGTCGTTCACCAGGGCATCGCTGTTTACGGCAACAAAGGCTCCACCGACCAGCACGCCTATGTTCAGCAACTGCGCGATGGTGTCGACAACTTCTTCGCCACGTTCATCGAGGTGCTCGAGGACGTGAGCGATATCCCCACGATTGACGGGGAATGCCCCGGCGACTTCCTCGATGGTTTCCTGCAGGGCACCCGCTCAGCCCTCACCGAGGGTGGGCGCCAGAGCATGACGATCAGCATGCGCTGCTTTGATGCACGCCGTCTCGGTGCCTTGATTGCTCTGTTCGAGCGCGCCGTCGGTCTCTACGGCGAACTTGTGAACATCAACGCCTACCACCAGCCCGGCGTTGAAGCCGGCAAGAAGGCAGCGGCGGCGATTCTCGACCTGCAAGGCCGTGTGGAGGCGATCCTGGCTGACGGTGTGGCCCGTTCCGCCGATGAGATTCGCCTGGCCCTCGCGGATGGCACCGACGAATCCATCTTCTGGATCCTGCGTCATCTCACCGGCAACCAGCGTGGTTTTAGTGCCCAGGGCGACTGGAGCCAGCCCGCCTCGATGCGCTTCAGCAAAGGCTGA
- a CDS encoding helicase DnaB — MAEPLRLTTGLLAMAASLFLVGQWSQPVAELEDQLPVVVENRLEPTDFTPQELKLLQRRFGVHGPQTQLAQLLTSSVDQLKPLRSSTLNRLRKLKPVILREAAAHQVNPMLITAVLFDEIQHSKPGESLPFIAHSGLVKTHGLAQLGIAELIHQKRLSENPTPEEITWARNQLLDPNTNITLLAAKFQRLKLALGMPDNLILQASRSYLDAKAIATLTYLHNGKLDYPARVLGYMQDPELHGLIYGGHQPNPDITV; from the coding sequence ATGGCTGAGCCACTGCGATTGACCACTGGGCTGCTGGCGATGGCAGCGAGCCTTTTCCTGGTCGGTCAGTGGTCACAGCCAGTCGCTGAGCTTGAGGATCAGTTGCCTGTGGTGGTGGAAAACAGGCTCGAGCCGACCGACTTCACACCGCAAGAACTGAAGTTGCTCCAAAGGCGCTTCGGGGTTCACGGCCCGCAGACGCAGCTGGCCCAGTTGTTAACAAGCAGCGTCGATCAGCTCAAACCGCTGCGCTCATCAACCTTGAATCGCCTGCGGAAGCTGAAACCGGTGATCCTGCGCGAAGCAGCGGCGCATCAGGTGAATCCGATGTTGATCACGGCCGTTCTCTTCGACGAGATCCAGCACTCCAAGCCGGGGGAGAGCCTCCCCTTCATCGCCCACTCCGGCCTGGTGAAGACCCATGGCCTCGCACAGCTCGGCATTGCTGAGCTCATTCATCAGAAGCGACTTTCCGAGAACCCAACGCCGGAAGAAATCACCTGGGCCCGCAATCAACTGCTGGACCCCAATACGAACATCACTCTGCTGGCGGCGAAGTTCCAACGTCTGAAGTTGGCTCTTGGCATGCCAGACAACTTAATCCTGCAAGCAAGTCGCTCGTATCTCGATGCCAAGGCGATAGCCACCCTCACGTATCTGCACAACGGAAAATTGGATTACCCAGCGCGGGTGCTGGGCTACATGCAGGACCCTGAACTGCACGGGTTGATTTACGGCGGTCATCAACCGAATCCAGACATCACTGTTTGA
- the dapF gene encoding diaminopimelate epimerase: MLQFSKYQGLGNDFLIVEGRQGQLPDAISNPDPTWVRRICDRRFGVGGDGLILALPPQAEGELRMRILNADGSEAEMCGNGIRCLARYLADTDGDAPGRRWDIETLAGIIRPELMADGQLRVDMGPPFLTSEGIPTTLMPEEGLPQGVLLLEGEQLKVAAVGMGNPHVVVPVDDLASIPFDAWGAALEVHPAFPAKTNVHFLQVHSRERLEIRVWERGAGPTLACGTGACATLVAAVLLGLADDCAEVLLLGGPLMIEWRDRTGSVLMTGPAEAVFDGVLTPDLVPAGPLTASISEAPSAPPAQTAAADFDCSKDCADECQRPGRCLRDEAQQKVQAFLSSTSLDSMLNLASESLEQRTKARFERGTP, translated from the coding sequence ATGTTGCAGTTCAGCAAATATCAGGGACTTGGCAACGATTTCCTGATCGTTGAAGGGCGGCAGGGACAACTGCCTGATGCCATCAGCAATCCGGATCCCACCTGGGTGCGGCGCATCTGTGATCGGCGCTTCGGCGTGGGCGGCGATGGCCTGATCCTGGCGCTTCCCCCACAGGCGGAGGGAGAACTGCGGATGCGGATTCTCAATGCCGATGGCAGTGAGGCCGAAATGTGTGGCAACGGCATTCGCTGCCTGGCCCGCTACCTCGCCGACACTGACGGTGATGCGCCTGGGCGACGTTGGGACATCGAAACCCTGGCGGGAATTATCCGCCCTGAACTGATGGCCGATGGCCAGTTGCGGGTGGACATGGGGCCGCCCTTCCTCACTTCCGAAGGCATCCCCACAACCCTGATGCCCGAAGAGGGTCTGCCGCAGGGGGTGCTGCTTCTGGAGGGCGAGCAGCTGAAGGTGGCGGCCGTTGGCATGGGCAATCCCCATGTGGTGGTGCCCGTCGACGACCTCGCCAGCATTCCCTTTGATGCCTGGGGAGCTGCTCTGGAAGTGCATCCGGCCTTCCCGGCCAAGACCAACGTTCATTTCCTCCAGGTGCACAGCCGTGAGCGGCTGGAGATTCGGGTCTGGGAACGGGGTGCAGGACCGACCCTGGCCTGCGGTACCGGTGCCTGCGCCACTCTGGTGGCGGCAGTGTTGCTGGGCCTCGCCGATGACTGCGCCGAGGTGCTGCTGCTCGGTGGACCGCTGATGATCGAATGGCGCGATCGCACCGGTTCCGTGCTGATGACAGGACCTGCCGAAGCGGTGTTTGACGGGGTACTGACGCCCGATCTGGTGCCTGCAGGTCCATTGACGGCGTCGATCAGTGAAGCCCCTTCTGCTCCACCTGCGCAGACGGCCGCAGCCGACTTCGATTGCTCCAAGGATTGCGCTGACGAATGTCAGCGCCCCGGCCGCTGCCTCCGCGATGAGGCGCAGCAAAAGGTGCAGGCCTTCCTCAGCAGCACGTCCCTCGACTCGATGCTCAATCTCGCCAGTGAGTCCCTGGAGCAGCGCACCAAGGCACGGTTCGAGCGTGGAACACCTTGA
- a CDS encoding TIGR03643 family protein, which produces MTPLPSEDLDRIIEMAWEDRTPFEAIEFQFGLSEPQVIAVMRQQMKASSFKLWRKRVSGRKTKHAATSRSDRFRASCHK; this is translated from the coding sequence TTGACACCGCTCCCCAGCGAAGATCTCGATCGGATCATTGAAATGGCCTGGGAAGACCGCACTCCCTTCGAAGCGATCGAATTTCAATTCGGACTCTCCGAGCCGCAGGTGATTGCTGTGATGCGGCAACAGATGAAAGCGTCGTCGTTCAAGCTCTGGCGCAAGCGGGTGAGTGGCCGCAAAACCAAACACGCCGCCACCAGCCGCTCCGATCGGTTCCGGGCGAGCTGCCATAAGTGA